Sequence from the Hoplias malabaricus isolate fHopMal1 chromosome 10, fHopMal1.hap1, whole genome shotgun sequence genome:
CTTGGGTTATAGCTAAACAGAGAATAGCTGCACTCCTATTAGTATACAAACAGCAACACTGCACATGTGAGTAATGTAAAAGGAATTTATTCAGAAAATAAGCTTTACTCTTACATGTACTGCCAACACTAAATAACATATTTACATCTTACACCTGCTTCACCTTATGGCCAAAGTTATGAACTGTCACaaaatggaaaagcaccatgagCAAAAAATTCCATTGCAAGAGAGGTACCACTTGAATTATAGTTAGCTCTGCTATCATAGGATGGCGTTGATACGTAATGTCTCATTccttttttcaaaaataatgttGTGCTTTCAGCTTGAGTGGTGTAACAGCTTTGGTGACTTTTACTGGATTTTAAGGAAAGTGACAAGTTAGGATCCACATGCAAACTGCATCAGAGCCTCATACTTTTAAGAGCTGATCATAGACTGAAACAGAGCCGTCCCCTCCATTTTAGCATCTACATGAGTCTTTTAGGGTCAATCTTCTCCAGGTGTACCAGGGGCTTCAGCTGCTCTGCAAAGCTGCGCATGTCTTCAGACACTGTGTCCTGTCCCCCTGGAGCCAGCACACTAAGTTCGACTAGGTAGGAAAGAGACAACGCTTCGGGGTTATCAGTGTTACCTGGCACAACCACCCGGTACAGTTTGCTCACGACCACTTTGAGTGCGCCCTTGCGGAAAATATGCCCCTTGGCCACAAACTCATGGTCCATTCGAAAGCCCATCTCATTGAGGAAGTCTGGCAGGCTGTGAGACGCTGCAACATCCACACAGTTACGTACCAGGGCATGACGATTCTTGTCGCCCACCTCCGGCTGCCCAAGATAACGCAGGTGCCAGGGAGCAGTGGGGTGAGCAAGTGAGCGCCTGGCTCGCAGGATGAAAGGGTTTCCTTGCTGACCTTTGAGAAGATACACCAGTTCATGGTCAGCAAAAGTCTCTGGTTCCATGTTATCGCATAGACCTCTCAGGCGATGGAGGAGACTTTCCAAGGAATGGTCCAGTACGCTGCCTGTGTAAGAGGTGAAGAGTATCGATGctgaataaacaataataaacattattacaatttaataataaacattattataatttaatttaccTTGCAGCAAATACTCCAACATGTTTATAGTGCCCCCTGTAACGGGCATGACAGTGACCGGAGGAGCTTCCATAGCACACAGCAGTATACTCTTCTAAAAGTTAAATACAACTgtgaagaaaacaaatgttaCTCAGACAAGAACATGTACGGTTTTCTATATCTACAGATATAACAAAGCTAATCTGTGACTAAATAAATCCAAATATAAAGCTGCGTAACTTACTTGATTACAATGAAATGGACAAACGTGCAGGAATCTCTAAACAACTTGTTTTATCCAGGGATTTGAAAAAAACCTAACGATTGTGTATGTACTGAAAGATGTGTAGCGCTGAGACGGGCTACTAAACACTCTAAGAAAAGGCCGCTCTGTCTTCAACAAAGTTACAATGACAGGTGAACGACTCACTGTCCCTAATTATTAAACGTCGCGTTTTCTCCTACATTAAAAGAGTCCCGTATGGAGGGAAGGGTGTGTAAAGGTTTAATTTTAATTCCTCACTCACCGAATGTGCCTCTGTTCCTCTAGCCGCTAACTACTAGCGCTTTCATTCTGAAGCCCCTGCCACTGCGCATGCTCCAACCTGGGTTGCCTAATCCGCCAAAATTCAACACTAAAAAAGCAGCGCTAAATATCACTATCATCcgttattcattatttaaagtaatttaaataCCCTATACCCTATGTTGTTGGTATTGGTTCCTTAAACTTTATGGTTTAAGAAACCCTAGCtgtctgaagctgtaattttgtcTCCATCAATTCTACAATGCAATAGGTTGAGTTAGTTACTCAAGGATGGGAGGAGCCATGTAAACAAAACGCCGAAATAAGGGTGTTTGTTATTCAAACTAAATCACTACTAAATTACCAGAGACTGTCTTAATACACCCTTTAAACACCACCAAATACCAGCAAattttgtccaaatgtttgccTCACCTATGGATGCCATCCAGAGTCAGTAATGGTACTAGGATGAGTAAAACCTAGGGCCCATCTGAGTACAACCTCATATAATTATTGAGCTGCCTTTTATCAGCTATGGCCAGCACACCTGGGTCCCACCAACTGCTTATGTACCTAGCCACCCTGAGCTCATACCCACCTTGAACACAGACAGCACACATTTCCAGAGTTTGTACTTCTACCTATTTTTGTGAAGGTACAGTCAGTTATAGATGTAATAGTACTTTTACTTGAGTGAATTTAGTCTGCCCTGGACATCTCTGATCATACTTAAAGACCTTTATGGAAAAAAGGGGGAACGCCCAGAATAAGGCCctcaatgttttaaataatttctgcCACTGCAGTGTAATATTGTAAGATAAAATTGATTTATATTAATCTATTTTACTTTTAAGTAATTGTATAACATTTAATATATCTTCTATCATTATATTATACatactgaacaatcactggattaggaacactcattttgtatctacactcattgtccattttttcagctccactgaccatacaggagcagtttgtagttctgcagttacagactaGTCCACCTGTTTTTCTAAGTAtattcttatccccatttcaccatgTGCTTCAGTAGTCAGGACCCCAATAagaccaacacagagcaggtatgattagggtggtagatcattcttaGAGCTGCAGTAAATGTATGCTGtattggtatgagtggatcagacccagcagtaATGCTAGAGGTTTATGTTTAGTTCATTCTGTTCAAAGAAAGAggcaaaattatatttataatatagctttacattattatatttctttaagtGCTTAATGAATGCTGGTTTATAAAAATGCCATATAGCAATTTATTGCATGCAATAAAACATCAGATATTTCACAATTTATTGTTTGTATAGATAATTTAGATTATATTATAAATTTGTGGGTACTTTTGTCAATTAAGTCTACCAACAAACCATTGACaatttttcagtttcaaataataaacatggattatttatgtttatatgtattgctataataatattttttttgcaaattaaTTTTGGAAACTTTCCAATGTAATTTGTATTTTCATGCTGGCTGACATTTACTTTCCATACACCATCATGTAAAAAAAGTGTGGTTAAACAGAGCAAGGGTCAAAAACCACACACAGAAATGTGGCAACACGTCCTCAATGCTTAAAATCACACCTTGTTGTACAGATAATAACCAAGTGAAAAAAGCATGTGCTGCAAAGGGGAAATTATGTAAATCAGTTAAAGGAGCTATACAAATAAGATTAAAATGACTAAAAGGTCTTTGCTTCCATTTTCAACATTGGTTTTTTCAGTAGGAGGGAAATTGTTTCTACAGAAGCTTCTCCCTGTGCATAGAGACCTTTGAAGTGCACTGTTTAGTGCAAGGTGTGGAATGTGTGAATAATATCAATCCACAcaatactgtaaaaaaaaaatacccaccATGTGCAATGTTATGACTGTAGGCATGAATATGAATAATTACAATGGCATGATTTTACTGTTAGCATACATGTTTAATATATCGTCATGAGAGGAAAAATGTTGATGGTCTTCTTGGTAAATTTACTGAACTGCTCTGTAATActaataaaaatcctaaaatGAAGCACAAGAATAATGGCGGCGAGGGGAGGGGTACTTTTTATAATATTCAGCAGCTAAAATTCACCCTTAATTGCCTTTTATAAAGTTATGAAACACTCCTTATGTCATGTAAATTGAACaaatttgaattaaattcaATATATAATGCagaatatatacacacatacaacttCAAAATGTCTGGAAAACAACATAAATATGACACGTTATAAAATGTGACAGCAAGATATAATGGAATATAGAAGGATTGCTGTTATATTACATTCATTCTTCTAAATAATGAAGTGAAgcaaaaataacataaatatgCACAGAATAGAATTCATAATTGAGGGTAGGGTTTAATTTTGCTGTAGACACACTCATTGTCAGATGTAATGATAACATTCTCCTGTTGATATCTGCAGACTTCCAAAGTTGAATAAATGAGTTCACTTTCAATCTGCACAAATGGAAAAATATAGACTATATTAGTAACTGTGCCTATCCCTACAATATTTTTTTGGTTGTTCTTTGGCCCACAGAAGGTGAAGTGGAATAAAAGGTTCTCTTTCCTGTGACACACTTACCCCTGAACTCCTGGTCATGGTTTGACAAACATTGGAAGAGTTTCTCTCTGCACAGTGATGAAAAGTGATGTAGCTTAGTTACACTCATGCAAAGTGACACGCGCATACACATCCactcaaaaacaaataaattaacatgtaaatgcaTTAAATCTCACCTGCATTCACTCTCCGTCGTAAAACCCATAAAAGTATGACAAGAGCTACAATGATGAGGAAAGCTGCAGCACATGTGCTTAATAATATAGCTGCTTGAGAAGATTCTCCAGTAATCTCAATGGCATCTGAAATTCAGTAGTGAAATTTTACACCTTTGTGCCAGATTCCTTTAAGCAGTAGACATTTCTGATTCAGAACTTTCATGATACTGTCAGCATTGACAAATTTAACTACATTTAACGTCACTGATGTTAATTTTCTTTAAGAATACCTACTTGTGTGAGTGGTGTCTTCATCCTCAAGACTTGATTTGTTTGAAACCACACTGCTATTGTGCCACCTGCAAATCACAGAACTCCTTGGCTTCTTTATTCTTCCAGTAAAAGAGATATTCCATTTATCTGTCACCACGAGCACAGGATTTTTCTCAGCATCTATATCCTCATCACAGTAAAGGGTGCAGTTCTGAGAAGAATCAGCCCACTTCTCAGCTGTAAATGTGATTATAATTACAAAGTGTATTCCACATAGAGAATTCAGTTTGTTGTACTGTTTATAGTTTTGCTTTCCTTTATGTGCCCATATGTATCACAGCTATAAAAACATGCAGTATTCAGTAcggaaaattatttttataaataaatgcaaaaaaataaatctggtCATAATCAATTACTTGATTTATTACAAAATCTTCATATTTATTAGCACAATGAGCAAATACAATATTCACCCTATATaaaacgtatatatatatatatattaccatATTTAGCATATTAATATATACCTATATTCAAGTACGGTTAAGAAAAAAATGCagcattaatttacatttttgtgtaaatttctatatttttgtcAGCTGTTTCATGCAGAAAACTACTGCtgctgttttactgtgtaaacaATACCTGCATCTTTGATATAGAAACAGGAGAAGGCAAAATACTCAAAATTTCGGTAACATATTAAGAACAATTGGCATTATGTTTGTTCTTTAAGTAACTCTTATCATGAAGTCTTTACATAGTGTAACAGTGAAAATAtagttaaaaataattataaaacaatgtatacagtaaataattttatactGAGCTGTTGAAATGTATTGACAATTTTGAGTTACATTTAAATTtcctaaatgtaaataatggacTGATGGCTGATGATGATTACTGCTCCTTTATATCTATAATTTTATCTAACATGTATGAGTaatgccctatgaaggactggcgccccctccagggtgtattcccgccttgcgcccaatgattccaggtaggctctggacccaccgcgaccctgaattggataaacggttacagataatgaatgaatgaatgaatgtgctgtTTCGGGTCTTGGTATAGCTAAATTTGAGTAGTCTGATTATACTCACTTGTAAGTACACAGAGATTCACAGAGGAAACCGTATACCGTTGTCCAGTTGCTTCTCTCCAGCAGCTGTACTTGCCCACATCAGACAGCTGAACATTTTGAATGCTCAATAAACGTTCATATGCTGATATACTTTTAAAATGAGGGGTAGTGTTTTCTTCATGTCTGTAAAATGTCCATCCAACTTTCAGAGTGGTATCATTGAGGCAGCTATAACTGAATTTGCCTCCTTCAATGATAACCTGAGTACTTGACGAAGGAGATGATGTTTCTGCAAAAGTCAAAAAGTGTGGTCAGTGCTTTCTAAAGCATCAGTTTTTGTTAATcattataatgaaaataatgaaatataaggGGCCTGCTTTTTACTTACCATAATGAGGTAATAAATATATCTGTTCAACATCAGTACATATGTGCCTACAGACTTGACAGACATATAACCCTTCTTCCAGTTCAGTAAAAGGGCTGATTTCTAAAACAAAGTCTGCCAGAACCCTTTTCCCAGGCCACATGGTTGCATTTTTAAACATCAAGCCTTTGAATTCAGAAACAATAGCTTCAAGGTTCTTGGCTTTGCCTCTGTAAAACCACTTGGCCGTTGTGCCATCACCATAACCATTGCATGGGATCTTAACTGTGCTCCCCACAGGTACCTTCTGGACTATTTAACAAGAGAGAAGCAGAATGAAATGTAGCAAACAATGTTATCATCAAGAAAAATTATAGGTGAAAATTTCTATGTctcaaaagaaaggaaacaatGTTTCCTTCACCATAATGTCACACCTTCACCATAGCTGTGTCCCTGCAGCACTGACAGCGATGAGTGGTCCACATGGTGAAAcatggtgaaagggggctaacaatgtatgcagagcaaaagataGAATACAGTCTGTACTTGTACTACGAGTGCCCCTTTATGGTCAGAGAAgctgagaatggacagtgagtgtaggaacAAGGAGCGGGTGTTACTGTGATGGCTGATATATATAGCAAAATACCACAAAATAACAGTTATATAAAagtaacacacacagtactgtacaaaagTCTAAAGCCTAAGATTAGTATCgttatttaaacacattattttCTCAATAAGCATGTTGCTtgtataaaatgataaattactattaaaaacaaaaacatgaatacaGCAAAAAGGATTTGTTTCCTAAAAATAATACTAGAtgatataatgaaataatatgaGATATAATGAGATATAGTGAGATAATGTGAAGAACAATATTTCCAAATTTTTTCCTTGACtgcatggatttgttaaatcaacagaacACTTGATTTAACGTGAAGCACTTCTTCACTCGTACAaaaaggtattggatgatatCAGATAATACTGGACGGCCACAAGAAAAGATTTGTAAAGGGTTAAATAAACATGTTCACTAACTGAAAATCTCAACTTactgtaatattattattttaatgtattttaatatcataatattaaaacattattttaatgtattcatattcatgttttattttaatataataatatacaatTATTATCTTAATATTAAGTTTGTTTGGGGTTTTTGagcaaatatattttacacCTCATTGAAATGCTCAAGGTTTTTTAAACCTCATTTTTTTCTCTGGTTTTCAAACACATAAAATCACACGAGAATAAAAAGGAATAtaatacacttttttctacaTATTTCTTGTTGATGAACAGCATCATAAAATAAGTAAAAGGGAAatgtaaatggtttaaaaaatgaaaagtagAGACAAACTGAGTACAGACAATTTACTTATTAGAGAATTACTTATTAGAGAATAATTTACAGTGAAGGCctgaatattacattttattaaaaagtacTTACCATTAACAGAGTTAGGTGAATGTGTTTCAATTATCAGtaagagaaaaataaactggAATAGTCTCTTCATGTTCAAAAGCATTCTGTTtccaacacaaaacacaattgTCATGTAGAATGAGTCATCAGGTGAATTAACACAATTaggaaaataatattttctatatatttgGAATGACTTATTTGAAGTTTaaagtgaaaaaataaataccacAGTTTCTAACAGGTTTAACATAAAAAAGGCAGTTGGTCTTACATTTCTCCTGTCAACTGTGTCTTTAGCTCTGAACACTGAGATGCAGTAAACAAAGGTCAGTCCTGAGCAGACAATGCAGACAGATTTTCCACTTCAGCGCTCATAGGAGActaaagtttgtttgtttagcacCAGGTTCAACAACCACAGACTGAGATGAAACTTGTATGCACACTTACATCTCACACTTAGCGTGACTTACCAGCCACTGCACATTGTAGAAAAAACAGCAATGCTGCAAGATTAGCATAGTAACTATACCCCTATAAGGATTTTTTTCTAGACTGTATGAACAGTTACAGTGGTATAATGTTTGACTGATCTAATACGGGCTGTTGCTGAAATTGCCACtataaattatacattaatGATGAGCTATTGAGTCTGTGACATGCATATTGCCTCTTTATGTTTTAATTTCCCTTTTTTATACAAATTGATATATGTCACAGTTCTGCACAACAGGGTAGATTTACAAGACACAATGTTAAATGTTACAGAAAGCAGACTTTATAGTAGGCTATAAATACACAGATACAATAAATAGAtggaatataatatattatatgtaaaataaattgttaattttattcattttagttttaaataaatttgagtAACAACTTTAACTGTTGTGGTAAAACGTGAAGCAATCCTATTTATGTTTACTAAAACATAGAGTATGGCAATATGAAATCAAacatttatatgtttaaatTCTGGAAATTAATCTCGTTTTTTATTTGGCAGTGAAGTATGGTAATCACAACAACATTACTTTTTTCACCTTTTTAAAATAGTGTTATCCTTGTTTACTTTTTGgtgataattatattatttaaaattttctgTTACAGCTACTGAGTGTTATCTTTTATTTGTAAAGATCTTTGCTACTTATATGAAAAGTCCtttataataacaaaaataaaagctgtaaataaatactaaatTATAGtactacaaaaataaaatgatagtACTAAAACTAAATTATGGTACTTTTAGTTTACCTAAATCTACATTCCTAAATAAGGGACAATTTCTTGTAATTTGATGTGTCctgtaataaattattattatgtaattattatgtattattatatattattatatatatattatacagttTGTCAtattgttctttaaaaaaacattattatattCTAAGTGAAAAGAAAGCACACATACATGAAAAtaattaacataaatatatttctacagaggtattattatttacattcatttcttTCTTAATTTTAGCGGACATAAACAATATTTTTGTGGATGGGCAGTATTTCCAAAGTGTCAAAgtgtaaaactgaaaagaaaatattcatgattttcaaaaaaaaaaaaaaaaaaagaaaaagaaaacaaaagcacCCCTACAATTGTGATTGATCAATTTTAATAAAGGTTTATAACATTGGTAATTAGGATGCAATAACAGGATACTAAGTACttctatatttgtttatttggcaGATGCATATCTAAATATCTAAAGAGGAAAGTAGTGGTATTGCCAATAAGTGTAGTGGCAAATCATTAAATCTAAAGGTGTCCAGAACTGAACTTAGTCAAGACAAATTTACAACAGACCCCAATGACATGAACTGAAACTAACAGCAGTTAGTTCTTTTCTTTAAGATTATATAAAGGATGTCCTTCTCAGTACAGGCATTTAGTGTGTACAAACATTTTTACTAAGCTGTTAGAAGGGCTCCTGGGCTAAAGTAAatggtataataataataataataaattataaattagcCTACCAcaggcacagtggtgcaacagatAATGctgctgtcacacaactccagggtcctagggttgAGGGTTCAAGCTCAGCTCCAGGTGATTGTtgttgagtttggtgtgttctcctagtgtctgtgtgagtgtcctctgggtgctccggtttcctccctcagtccaataacacacattggtgactcaaaagtgtctatagagtgtgagtgagagtgtgtctccctgcgaaggactggcgcacacTCAAAGGTGtgtccccgccttgcgctcaatgactGGAGGATAAGAggttgcagaaaatgaatgaatgagcctACTACATGTAATCTGTGCCAAAGAATAAATCAAATGCAAATCAACTAGACTTACTTAGTACATCATCCAAATGCTGTTCCAACATCAAATTATTTTGTGATTTCTTGAACTGGGCTACAGTCACATAAAGTACTAATTACATCTGAAATCTATTAGTAAACCCACAAATCACACAATGTCTGGCATAAAAAAATTAGCTTACATTTGATAATCCAGTGTGCCCTCAATATCCATATTGTCCTCATGGCTGTCTTGTTTGGTTCACAGAACTGAAGAGTAAATCCTCCAAAAATAGAAAGAACAGCCCACTAtattctttttaatgtctcaAAAACTACAACATTTTCCACTGGGGGTGATATGGAAAGAAGGGAGGGTGCTTAAAATCATTTCCTTGATAATACCCAGTATATTTTAcaacatattatttaataactactattactactactactatgtGGACAGTTCCTGTTCATATAAGGAGTTACCTATGTTGTGATGATTTTTTTCCAGCTCTTGACCCATTTAGAGCAAAATgaaagtgtcagtgtctctgcacTTTAGCAGCAAAAAAACCACTTAAGTGGGCTATATTGTAACTCTTGTAAAGCTTGTACCGACTGTGAGTCACCTCACTTTTCACATCATCAAAAACGGCATGGGTGTTTCTGAGAAGGGGAGGGCAACATGAGACATCAGTTTTCACAACTGGTGGGTCTTCAGAAACAAAAATGCGAGATACCAAGAAAACTGAGCATCTTATTGTGAATCTCATAAATCTATCCTCAGTCTAAACACACTGGTCAGTCCTGTCCATGCACAAAAATAATCAGATTCCCTCAGAAAACTAAAGGTTAATTTTATATAGGCCACAGTGTTATTTGTCTGTACAACTGTTTTGCCGTTTTTATATATGATGAcagataacattttaaaagaatataGAAAATTgtgtatgttgtattttgtttatgtaAGTTGTCATTATTTGTGAAAGTTTACATACcagaagatgttttattttttatgtaggACATTACTACTTCTTTAAAATTCACATATTGTCACTGCCCAaagtaaaacatgtatctccaaatagTACCTTTACAGGAGACAgtaaaaccttcttaactttcaatggaagtcaatgttaaaagattttattccaagttatTGGAataagtcacacagctccaggggcctggaggttgtgggttcgattccctctctgggtgactgtctgtgaggagttggtgtgttctccccgtgtccgcgtgggtttcctccggtttcctcacacagtccaaaaacacacaatgcaggtggattggcgactcaaaagtgtccataggtgtgagtgtgtgagtgaatgtgtgtctgtgttgccctgtgaaggactggcgccccctgcagggtgtgttcctgccttacacccaatgattccaggtaggctctggacccaccgtgaccctgaattggataagcacttacagataatgaatgaatgaataatttggaacatttctactGCTCCATTtaccatgaatatttcacactaTGTGAAAGActgatgtgttcaaatgatggaaataattaaaattgaaaCTTGAAAACAATAATTGAGATATATGTTTTCTTTGGATATGTAAATATGGTCATGTATTCTAATTTAGCACCATGTATTTTGCATAGTTAAAGCAGCATGGGCTTAATACATTGAAAGTGAAAGATCAGGGCTGAATGACCAGACTGCAAACACATGCAGCCTCTGTGAAAAATATGATTATTTCACTATTTCAGCATTTCATATAAACTGTTTGGCTTGGGATCAAGAATTTTTGAAATGTTGAcatagtttttatttaaaatatttgattggttttcatttatgttttattattaatctatttattaattaatattggcCATTTAACAGGAATCAATGGCAAAATGCAGATAATTTGATGGGACTCATTTTTCACAACACACCTTTGTTTTCAGCAGTAGCTGAGGCACTGGGCCTACTGAGGGAGCACAACACATTCTCAATTAAACCACAGATGCACCATGCACCAGCATACTAAACTACTGTGGTCAGAGACCTAAAGTTTCTCAGTCATTAGCCGGTAGCCAGTTGACCTGTTTCTCTCATCTGTTGTGTGCTACTTGGGAAGATACAATTATCTGGCAAGCTACAGCAGACTTTTACCTCAGCAGTAGGAAGAGCCCTTCCCACTTTCCCATGGTCGGTCTCTCGCTCTCATTCACAGTCCATGGCAACGTCACAACTGGAAAACAGCGAGCCATGGAGGTTTTCTATTATTTCAGGGATATAGCGAAGCTGTACCTCATTCCGTTTCGCTTCTATTATATTTTCGGTGTCGTGTGTATAATTTACGTTGCGATTGCGCTGACTAGAGTTATtctgaagagaaagagagtcatGCGTGCATTTGAGCAGTTTCCAGGTCCACCTGCAAACTGGCTTTTCGGAAACGCCCGTGAAGTAAGTTTTACCACACCGTTACGCGATTTACACGACATTCTCTTTAAAAGCTCACAGGCTTTCAAACGTAACGGGCGTAGTTTAAGTGGCAAGTGTGATAAATCAACAGTGAGTGCTTTAAACCACGTAAATATGCATGCAGATGGTTCAGATTGCATGTTGTGTTGGGTATAATTTAACACAGTATACAGTACAAACAGGCTTAAATAtgtcaaatattaaacatttgaatgaggatttacttttatttggggagatggaaaaataaaacacaacgtGCCATGATATCTGCACAGAGCACAGTCCAT
This genomic interval carries:
- the med18 gene encoding mediator of RNA polymerase II transcription subunit 18, which codes for MEAPPVTVMPVTGGTINMLEYLLQGSVLDHSLESLLHRLRGLCDNMEPETFADHELVYLLKGQQGNPFILRARRSLAHPTAPWHLRYLGQPEVGDKNRHALVRNCVDVAASHSLPDFLNEMGFRMDHEFVAKGHIFRKGALKVVVSKLYRVVVPGNTDNPEALSLSYLVELSVLAPGGQDTVSEDMRSFAEQLKPLVHLEKIDPKRLM
- the LOC136708244 gene encoding uncharacterized protein gives rise to the protein MLLNMKRLFQFIFLLLIIETHSPNSVNVQKVPVGSTVKIPCNGYGDGTTAKWFYRGKAKNLEAIVSEFKGLMFKNATMWPGKRVLADFVLEISPFTELEEGLYVCQVCRHICTDVEQIYLLPHYETSSPSSSTQVIIEGGKFSYSCLNDTTLKVGWTFYRHEENTTPHFKSISAYERLLSIQNVQLSDVGKYSCWREATGQRYTVSSVNLCVLTTEKWADSSQNCTLYCDEDIDAEKNPVLVVTDKWNISFTGRIKKPRSSVICRWHNSSVVSNKSSLEDEDTTHTNAIEITGESSQAAILLSTCAAAFLIIVALVILLWVLRRRVNAERNSSNVCQTMTRSSGIESELIYSTLEVCRYQQENVIITSDNECVYSKIKPYPQL